The sequence AGAACTGCCAAGGAGGAGCTAGCAAGGAGACAGGATatggccctttccctgccttcctcctccacACTGTGACTTCCAGCCTGGATAAGACAGCAAAAAACTCTCTGAGAAGAGGCCCTAAAGAGAGAGCACCTCTGAGACACAGTCTCTTCCCCCAGTCCAACCTGAGACAGCACAGAACTGCACAAACTCTGAAAATGCTAATGCTAAAATACACAGTCCAGCACGAAAAACAAACAGCACCCCATTTTGAAGCACAGCTTGGAAATAAGGCTTTTACTGGGCCATAAATAAGCCCACAGAAGCAACAGACCACAGGTCTAAGAATAGGAAATTCCCAAGCTACGGTACAGGAGAGACAAATGCTTTTACTACAGAGAACTTAAAATTAAGAGTACACTTCAGAAGAGCCAATGCCAGACAAGTATAGTTTAATAACATATAGGCAAAGGagaaaattgaaacaaaacaaaatatcagCTGGTATGAAGGGCACAAAACCATTTCAATAGCAAGCAATGTTCAAATATACACTGGATAACCAATTGCTACACACTTGGCTCATTAATAGCTCCAGTCAGAACAGAGAAGCAAAAGGGACTGGATTCTGTGCAAATCTCCAGCCTTTGAACAGCCTTAGCAAGAAGACAGGAGAAATGAAACTGTGGCAATGTAATCAGGAATCTGCACTACCAACAGCAGTGCTTCCAGATCTGTCATAATCAGAACTGAGCATCAAGAGTGTTTTATCTGGCCATTTCCAGAAAGAGCATCTCACCCACAGAGCTTGTTATCCCTGCTAACAGGTTACACTGCAGAGTATTGCACAAAACATAGTCTGTAGTTGAACAGGATTCCCACCATGTGCTGACCATTACAGACACTGCAAGTCTCACAGTCAGTTACAGTTACttacaaattttaaatattttcaataaattgTATCACTTTTACATGCTGCATTCAAATCAACAATGTATTTAACAACTCAGTTTCAAAATATTGAGAGGGATGAGAAAAGATTTGGAATTTTTACACTTATTTGAGACTGAAAATTAATCAGGATAAAAGGAGTGAAGtctttatattattataaaatatctGACTTAAGTCACTGCTGTACAGACAGCTTGTAGTTTATCTAAAACAGATGTGACTGGGATTTATGTGATACATTGGCTCAGCGAAAATATTTGCACTTGAGTTAATATTCCACTTAATCTCAAGaggcaaggaagaaaaaaacaccttGCTTATAAGAAACTGTTTGCCCAGTCTTAGGATGAATTATGGCAGATTCCAAATGAAACAGTATCCAGCTGTATAAGACAAAAGAACAGAATCCAAACTGCTTTGGAAGGGGATGCTTGAGGATCCTGATAAAACAATGACACCTTTAGAGTGgctaaatgggaaaaaattagcAATTAACATATTACTCACCAAGAAGAGCCTTTTCTTACCTTACTAAACTGCCCAATAATATGCTTCATAATACTGGGAGGGGCCTCATGAAGCAGTGGTTCAAGTGCTGGAAGATACGTGCATTTCTGAAGAATGTTCTTTAAGGCTTTCTTAGTCtattgaaatgcaaaataaactttctgtattaaaatatcaacaaaaacaacaagaaTTCATATATATCACTGAAGTCTGATCAAAAAAGCAAATTGATCAGAATTTTCAATCGGCAATTTCTGAATAGAAACTATGATATCTATCAGGTCACTTAATGAAGAATCAATTTTCTACTTAGATTTATTAAACCTCAAAACCTACAGTGCatcatattattattatgttatCTACAGTCAAAGTAATGGCAATTTTCCTTTGACTATAATGAAAGCTGGAGTAGACCCTTTAAGGTAAATTGAGGTACTCTAATATAATAAGAAAGTTAAATCAAAACATACTTTAAAAGATTGTATTTTAGAAGTGGCTTACTAGGACAGGCTGCTGGTCTGGGATAGCAAAGTGCAGTACGGTCCAGGCAGGGGGGGAAAGAGAGAGTGAAACAATTGTGCATTGGTGcatatttctgaaaacaaactcatTGTTGACTGATACAAGCAGAAGTAACCTTCTTGGGCAGGATCACAGGTACAGCTAATTTGGCTTCAGTATTTTTGGGACTACTGGAAATTACTATATAAAAGGTACTTTACATGGAATGAGGTATTTTAGTGGAACATACAGAAGCATAGTGCAACATGGGAGATCATATTCTGTGCTATTGCACTCTTACTGTTGCTCAGAAATACACTTTACTAAAATGCAACTCTACTGGCTCCCACACAAGGAAAGGCCCTAAATATGGGCAGTTGCATGTTTTAAAGAGCAGAGCCTTGATTAGCTGTTACagttttattataataataaaaatgtaggCAAAATTATTAGGAGATCTGTAATATTTTCTACAAGAGCTTATACTTGCAAAAATGAAGTCAATAATTAGAAATGAGTCACAAGAAATTACAGCAATATGGGTCTATGCAACTCTGATctaaactggggaaaaaataaggaattagGCTGTGGTGGCTGTAGCATATGATTTGGCATATACCACATGCACATGCATTAGGACCAGCCAGTCCCCTAATAAGTGACACAGCACCCAGGAAAGCTGTGACTTGGTGAGTCAATAAATGCACATAATTTAGTGTTTTTAAGCACTTAAACCTCTTGATTACAATTAAAATACCATAGTGCAAATACGACAAATCTACTTGCTTTTGTTCTTAGATCTTCTGAGCTGCGTGGGTCCACAAAGATATcgagcagcgtgggcagcacgTTTGCCACTGCCACATGACGAGCGTGCTCGGTAGTGTGCCTCCCAATCTGTCCCaaggcccaggcagctgctgccttaaTATGATCTTCATGTTCTTCTACCAGGCAGAGACACAGTGGTGGTATTCCCTGCAGCATTAATCAAAACCACAACCTTTACAAATGTAGACCAGGGAACGACAATGCGAAACAGATACAGATAGTTAGAAAATTATTCTCTATTTACACTCTTCTAAAAAAAGGCTGTAAGAGAATGCATGCTAGTGGTGTCATATTTTTACAGCATTATGATTAGTgagaatttttaataaatattaataaatatgggtaaaaataaacagattcAACATTCTAAGTCAGAGAGCGGTTTGAACAAACATGCAGATTTAAGGTATAAAAAGAATACACAACATAATTCAGGCTGTACTGAGTAAAGGTGGCAGTTTTTCtcagactgaaaagaaaataatctgagtgcttatgattctgtgaaatcagTTTAAGACCAGAAGGGCCCAATCACtgagtctttctttttttactttccaCAGCACTAAATTTTAACTTATCAACATCTTCTTGAGTCCAGTAGTTAATGTTTGACTCACCCAATCACTTCAAGAAGGGCTTCAGCTTTTGATTTGCAGACATCAAGAGGTGGAGATCTCACATCCAGCTAAAGTTGTTCTGGTTCAGGGTCTTTATACTTTCTCCACAACTACCTAGTAGCTGGTATTTTATGCCAAAACACTCCAACAGGAAACATTTCATGCTACTTTAGGTAATGCAAGGCTACTAAACCTCTAtccaaaaaaaacctttttctccATCTCATGAATCCTTCTCTACTCTTTTCTTTacagttttctgctttgttgttttgggttttttccccaagataCTTTTCAAATACAGACAGTAGAACTATATATATTACTAAAACAAATAGATTAACTTTTCCAACAATGCTTCATCTTCTACTCTTTCATACCACAAAGGACTAAATTGTGGGGGGTTTTGCCACTGCCTTATAGCAGAAGACCACAATGTAGTGTTTGTCCAGTATGATCCCAAAAATCATTGTTCAAAATCCATCCTTTCCAGGCTAGAGTACTATGGAATGGAACTATCCCTTTACATCATAACAGCATCAGTGTCTAACTGCATATGGTTATGCCACAGTGCATTTCTTTCAAATGGTTCCAGTTTACCAAGCCCCATCCTCAGCACTATGTACCACtccataatttaattttccctgaagcagtttttggggttttttaaatgggttttgggtttattgaagtttattattatttcttttgtagATCATTCATTAACACATTTAAGTTCATCAAAGTTTGCCCAGATCCCTCTCACTGAGGGAGATGCCCAGAACTGCCCAGAACTCTCACAGCAGTTCCATTCACTTATGATAGGAATCATTATTATTCTTCAAAAATCTAATTTAGGGGCTTCCTCCAGAACTTAATCCTGGTTTCATCCCATTTAATTTCAAGTACTCAAAAGCAGGAGCATATTTGCTCTAGGCATCACTAAAAGTGGAAAGAGAGACACATCCAGAGAAGAGCCTCCAGAGAGGGCAAGGAAAAAAGCATCTATttctttagttttaaaatacagaagagCATTTTTTGATCACTCCTACTTTCCCTGCATACTATGTAGTGTTGTAGCAACTTCCATTTTTCAACTTGCATTTCTACTAGAAGACATTTCTGTTCCtttatttatattgttttgTTGCTCCACTCACACATACATTTTAAATGACTGACATAGTATGAAAATGGGTCCAAAATGTTAGTGAAattgtttccttccttctgtcATTAGTTAGCATTTTTCACATCAGACTACTAAGCCAGGCACTAATTTCACCTATTACAAACATTGCAAATTCTCTCTCTTCTATATCATTGCCCAGGAGAATTTATTTAAACCTGAAAACGTATAACTTTACTCATTTGAAATGTCACTTGCAGAACTGAATCAAACCACATTACATAAGAAACAGAGGTCTTTTCAAGTCTGAAGATGGCTGCTGCAAGATACTCCAGCAGCACTAGCAGAGCCATGCTTGTACAATGTAGAACACACTTTAAACACAGGTGTTCCAATGGAGCTTTCAATGCAGCcacaaatacacattttaagAGGAAGCAGACTGCAGAAATTCAGTCACTTATTTTCTGTACCCATGCAATTGcaacacagaaaaatcacaCACTGCAATACCAACTAATCCACAATGTTCTGTAAAAGGTTTAACACCATAAAGGCACCCTTTTATCAGGTTGACACAGAATTTCAGTCACAGAAAGCAGCAATAGTAGGAGAAAGTGCATTCATGGAGAGCAAGTATATAATCCTGTCACAAAATACATTCTCTGCCTATGTTAATTTGTACCTGTACCAAAGAATACTGCAGAAGAACTACAGGAAGACAACAAAGTGATAGCTAACCTTGGAGACAATCACTGCCATTGACAGGTTCTCCGAGTGAGCTGCCACATAGCCGAGTGTCATGATGCCAGGCAGCCTGACagtccctctgctgctgccaatACAATCAATCACTGCAGCAACTCCACCTGAATTTACTATAATCTGGGAAAGCTGAAAAGATAAACAGAACAGATTAGAGACTCTGAAGTATCAACAGGCATAAAGAACCCATCAGAGAAGCCTTTTAATGTATTGCTCCTGTTTTACGAAATATAAGTATCATGTGTATCATACAGACTGTTGGGAACTAAGTGCAGCATCAAGTTTTCAGGAATGAGGCtgatttgctgctgtgtttttgaTTGACTTTACTGCAAGGAAATCAGGGTTCTGAATCCTTGAAGATGCACCTAATGAGCCAGATACTGTTTCATCCTAGTGGCCCTTAAATTACCTAATTTACCTCTGTAGCATAAAATCCTTTGTGGATCCTCACACCAAGGCTTGATGCCAAGGACAACTGTTCTGGATGTGCAAAACTGACTTGGGCTGCACCATTCTGCCATGTTAGCATGCTCTGAGGAAAGTGTCCAGGGAACACACTTGAAGGGTAATGGAGTCTTCCCCAGAATGCCAAATGACATAGCCCTGCTTATAAATAATAATCAAGCAATGCAACATGGGTCTCTACCAAAAGCAAACTTGTCACATCACTTGAGGGACAGCAGTAGAATATGTATGACATCAATAATGCAtagaaatcaaaattatttcttattcttattagtattattttcttccatgtttTTAGGTATATCCCATTTTAAGTATAATCCCTACAGATTACAGAGCAAAAGGAATGTGTTCTTAAAAGTCAAAATTAAATGAACAAAACTGAGGCACATGAATTCCAAATCCAGTTGGTTTCTATAAATATGAAATCCACCTTTGTCTTAGAGCCTTTAAAAGGGGATTGTTTTGTTCATGAAACAGCCAGATGAAACTTTCAGTTAGTGCTTAGGAAAATCTGTTCACATGATTGTGAATTACAGCCAGTAGCAACCAAGTCCCACATCTGGACACAGCCATGTGCACCTGGAtgtgcagagctcctgctgtgtccctcagCCCTCACTCCAagtccctctgctgctgcccttcacATGAATTTTACTGCATCTGCAGCTAGAGAGTTGAGATCTAAAAGCCATGAGTCTGAAATGACATAACCAAGTCCTCTAGAAACACCATTTGCCAGCGTGTCTCCACTGCAACATGCATTGCTTGAacagaattcccagagctgGACAGTCATCTCTGTCACCCTAAGTCAAACATGGATTGTGACTTCCCATTGGGAGCCACCAAGgtgcctcccagtgctcctcTGGAGAGCTGCTAGCATGGCCAGGTCCTCTCATGTAGAGGACCTGGTGCCAGAAGCTCTTCTGGCTTCACCTGCAATCCTGAGTTTGGTCTCTGGCTTCTGACTCTAGAGCCCCTTTTTGATAATGAtcatttctttacttttttgaGGAAGTGAAGTTGCATTGCCCATGAGGTACAGGGAGAAAGTAGGAGATGTGCCAAGACTATAAACTTTTATCACCAGCTTAAAGACTGGCAGGCTGAAGAAACTGCACAACATTCATGTTTAAACACTTCTCAGTTGTTAAGTTAGCATCATGATTTTGAAATTACTATGCTCAGCATTAGTGTGTTCCACAAATACATGGCTTATATTTCATTCCAAAGTCATATTTAGTGCCTTTTAATTATCTCTGTGGTCTGGCAGATTACCACAGTTATAATTATATggttttcctatttattttgtattgaCTTTGCCAAATATCCCCACCTTCCTATGGGTAAAAACACTGTAAATGCTCAAACTCAAATTACAAACTCAAGTTACCATCAGGTTAATAATAAATAAGAGAATTTTTGACCTTCGCTGTcattggaaaaataattaaaatgtgatCCCAGCACCCctgaagattttttaaaaagacacacACCATCTATTATTGTTAAAGGATGATCTTGCAATTTATTAGCTGGTATCATGACTTCTGTGAGGCTTTTctcataatatttttaatatctagGACTGACAGTACTGTCAGCCAAGACCTCCCTCTCTGTGCTGATATCTCATAGAATGAAGTAGTTAGGTATACATTTTATGATTCCCAGTTTCCTAACCCAATTCATATTCAATACACATCTCATAATATCAgcatttccatattttccaATGAACATGCCAAACAGCCATTTGCCCTCCCTTTCGAAAAGCAAATGACAGAATAAtcctgtattttatttaaagtgtAAAATCTAATGATATGACCttgtatttgcattttcaaGGTTTTACCTCAGGCGTATGCTTTGCTATCTCTCTAATTAAAGTTGCACCATTTTTCTTGACATATTCATCTGAGTCCTTCAGGCATGTGAGCACAACTGGGAAAATTTCTGCTTCAACCACCAACTCTGCAAGATCCACTGAATGCTTTGCTATTTGGCTTAGAGCTGACAGCACCTGACGCTAGTAAATAAAAATTGTTATAAAATCAATAGTATACAAACATCCCACAACACACACTCCCCCTGCACACAAAAATCTATTGcatcaaggaaaacaaagcaggatAGGGAAAACAATTACAGCTATTTTACAATTCACTGAGTCAATTCATGCACAAATATAATGGCACCGAACATTCGCTGGTTCCTGAATAAaagtttctcctttttttttatcccattCAAACTTgtatgtattaaaaatatatatatatatatatatatatatatatatatacacaccatttaaaactgtaatttaaaatttactaaAATCTATAGAAAGTATTTCTATTTACATAAATTGGATCTGTCAGATCTTATATTAAGAAATCTTTGTGGCATTTTTATGTTGACTTCTGTTTGGTAGAGTAAGACAGAAAATTTATAttaagaaacaaatttttttgtCAGTTAAACACTAGTGATTAAACCTTTGACAACAGCTATTCACATCAGACAGCACATTCTAAAATACAATAAGTTCACCATTAACTGGCTTATCGTATAATCTTTAGTATGCAAAACCTTTTTTGTAACTGAAATGTGCAAATCTTACCTATTAAAAGTATCTGTTGCATTCCTCATAAAGtgtatttctaaaaaaaccccatacttCTCACTTTAAAGATTAGTTTAGCTGttcctcacagagctgcagttttTATCCAGTAGCTAAATTTGTAAATATGTGCAGAACTCTTTGTCACTAACTACACAGTTTCATTTTGTTAACACCCAAACCAAGAGCTTCTAAATAAATATGCACATCCGTGTCTTTGATTCAATCTCAAGTAATGACTGGTATAatggagataaaaaaaaattaaatgtaccTTCAGTTTAGCATCAGGGTTCGGGATCATCTGAGCTAAGTGAGCGATAGCTCCTGCATCCACTACTGTCTGTGCTAACTCTGGAGAATGCTTTGAAATATCACTGAGAGTTGAAGCAGCAATCCTTTTCAAAGCAATTTCTGGCTCCTGGATACAGAGCACTAAAAGAGGAACAGCGCCTGCATCCACCACAGCTTGTGACAGTTCTGTAGGTCCAAGGAAAGTAATTAAGTGAGTATGGGTGACTGACCCTTGTGCAAGCCATTTTTCACCCTGACAGatacagcaaaggaaaaaggggagggTGTAGTTCACTGTCTCGACATCTGCATTTCAAATCAGCCCTCCTGGTTTCATAAACCGTGTGGACCAATCCACAACTGAAAAGAATGCAGGTCAATAGATGGACCCCCATTTACATGCACACATTTGAGGTAGATTAGGCTGAAATGGTTtgttattctgttttctttttctttttttaaagtaagcaGATGTCAGCTGTTTAAACCCTGGCTATTCTGCACTGATCAATAGGAAAGCATTTTATGCATGGCTAACAACAACACAGAAAGCCAAAGTACCAAAATTTTATCAACCGGCTAATTAGAGAGCATTTTACCCTCTTTAAATGATAAGCAGATATTAGCATAGATCAAATgccaaaaacaaaaatacaaaaaacatACATAAAAGACTTATCTTACAAAGAAGATTGCAAAAATGGAACTTGGTGATCAAAACTAGTCTTTGCTACCATACGTGGGATGAGACAGAATTTATACTTTAATGACAAGAAAATGTTATCATACACAATTAGACAAATGAGAAATATCATCAGTGATATTGTGTGTCTGAGATTGGCACAATATCCTTAACTAACTGCaccttaaacaaaaaaaaaaaaatctgagcgTGTGATTAGCTGACATGGACAAAAATTACACTATTAGAAATTCATTAGCTCTCTCTGTGTATGCAGCATTAATCACAGTCCTAAAATGAGAATTACTGGGTATCAGAAGCAAAATTTATATTATAACCAAGCTgtgctattttaaaatagtgttGAAAAAGTGGTAAAAACCATAGGGGATTCAATAATCTATTAGGTTCTTCGTTCAGTTTTGCTACACCTTATTATGCATATCCATTATTATCTTTAACATTTATCTTGACTTACAGTACCATGGCAACATATGGCTGTTGTATTTCAAGACTCTAACTTAGCTTTTGATTTATAGTCCATCCATAAAGAGATTTTCATACTAAGAAAAATACAGCATACTTCATTAAATATACATAGACTAATATAGTTTTTCATGAAATCTGTACGTCATGTCATCATTACGTTGTTAATATCCAAATAATGTTCCAGACCAGATTTGTTTTCAATTAGTGAGTTATTGCCACACACTGCAATACATGTGATAAGTCAAATATTTACACTGtatgttattttattatacaatattttaaagaaaatataaacattacatccaaaaaataaataatgcaataatttttaaactaatACAATACCCTGAAATTAGCTTAGTTGGCTAGAGCATAGTGCTAATAATGGTAAAGTTAATGGCCAGGCCATTTACTTAAGgtttgatgatccttgtgggtcccttccaattcagaaCATTCTGTGAATCTGTAAAATTAACTCTACAAagttaatttttcaaataaatatttgattgaAAATGTAGTGCATGCATCCTCAACATACACAAATCGTAAGATTTCAACAAACtcaaatgctgtattttaaaaatctgaagtgAAATATACCTGAAATGTATGTCAAAACAAATCTGAAAAGGAGCTAATCAATATAAATGGTATAAGTTACAGCcagtttttggggaaaaagccATGCTCAGTTTCTTCAGATCGTGTTTTGCTGCTGTCCATTGACCAAGTGGAATTCATGGTGATCTACTGACCCACAGCCCAGATTAacccctccagctgtgcctcagaACTTCAGAGCAACCAGAGCTCCACTGCCCACAGTCTGCTGGGAAATGCTAAAATCAGGAATCTGATGTCAAGAGGGACATGGAAATAGAAGAACGGGGTTCTTTGATGTCTTAGGAGCTAAAATCATGAAGTTCaagcagggagagaaagagcAGTACTTTAGGTCACAGCTACTCTCAGGCGTGCAAAGGTAACCCTAAAAGTTATTTTGAGAGAGCAAACGAAATCTCATTCAATTTAGATCAGCTCTTGCTGCTAGAAGTCTGATATCATTTAAATACTGATGGTTACTGTTGGTCATGGGTAATTAAATGGTTTTTCTTCCAGTGGTGTTTATAAGGTTCGTGGCTAATAACTTACCACATGGAGGGCTGGACCTGTGTCAAGACAGACAAGTCGTAAATGGACtgtcagaaaaacagaaaagctgaggcagggaagaaaggaaatacaGTACTTCCCATCTTGTTTCCCTgaaaattcagcccaaaattaCAATTCTAAGTATTAATGATGCTATTATAAATtgtaaatcttttttttccctcaaaaaaggCTCAATTAATCTTCTTACTTGTAGAACATCTTTAATGCAGATTATACACCAAAGGATTCATGAAACTTTGCCATCCATTTAGAAACACAGACAGAGGTGGGAAAAAATTTAGACAGAGAAGGAGTTAGAGGTGAAAACAAACTTGGCaataaggaattttttaaaccaaatattCACTCtaaaaaataactaaaacaaattacaaaaataCTCTTCCAAATACTACGCCAAGGCTGTATTATAAGGgcaaagaaaagacaaaagacagcagagaaaagctAATGTATGAACCTCATTTAATTCCACAGAAGGTTAGGAAATTGAACTCTGTTTGTCAGACACAAGAGAACTATGTCTCAAAACtgaccaaaaataaaacactttcatCCAGATCTACATAAGGAAGATTTTAGCAAGTGGAGATAATACAGACAAGATTCAAATGGATGTAGAAGAAAGACTAATAAAGACAGATTTCGGAGTCTCAGATGCCACCAATTCTAGTACAACTTGAAGTAGTAGTAGAGTTGCACTGGTTTGTCTCAATACAAAAGTACTCATCAGGgatgaagaaattaattcaaagtAGGTTGAAGACTTGTCATGAGTCTATGTGAGCAGGAAGAGGGGAAAGCCAACAAAGTGGAGCCAAGATCCTGCCTACATACCCACTGAAAACAATGGGAAGTCTTACAGGATTATTCTAAACTAGTTTAAGATGCTAAGAGAAAAACTCTACTAATGTTATCACACTGGCAATAATAGCATGGATTATAAAAACCAGATGAGGATAAAAAAGATGAAGGTGAGAAAGTCAATGTCCAGGTTTTCcccagagaaggaaaatcagCTCAATATTATATTGACAATAGACAATATTATATTGACAATGTACAATATTATATCCCCataacagagcagcagcaacaccCCTGGTTGGAAGCAAATGCAGGTTTCAGTTCAGACCAGGGCTCTCAAACAGACCTTGCTGTGGTAGCAGGTGCATCCACAGGAAACAACAGGTTTTGACCAAAACAACCACCAATACTGCATTTTTCTGAGGACTGTGTGATCATGTTATGGCCACACAGAAAGACTCTAATTGCCACAAGTAGCCCAAAGGCTGCACTTCAAAATCAGAGGTTTCTGCAGGCCTCTACAACCACAGTGCCAAAAGCTTTCACCAGGAGGAGGGAGGTGAGACTCAAATCACTGAAGAGCTGAGGAAATGGTTCTTGCAGCTGATGCTGCTTTGAGCAGGAAACTGGACTAGAGAGCTGCCAAGGTCCCCTCTAAGCTGAGCTATGGTCCACTGGATGACAGAAAATTAGCAAAATTCTGCTCTTAGAAATAAGTTTCAGTATCAACagtgttgtttatttttgttttcctaccAATTTACAATATACTGAAGCATGAGACAATGAATAAATTACACCTTTAATGCAgacaaagaaaatggaaagccAAATTATTTGCATActtcaaagaaaacaattttgcattttaactGAATATGGTGTAAGTAAAatgttacaaaatatttttcatggaCCTGATGGTATCTATGGcatttgaaacattttatacttctttttaaattcaatcagtaaaaataatgaatgGCAAAATCACAGCACATTGATTTGTACACTTTGGAGTTAGATCAGTATCTGAAATTCAgctgaaagggaaagaaagagcagaACTGCACGAGCAGTTTCTAAATTTTGGAATCTGACCTGGCAAGATTTTAACATCTTGAAACCTCATGAGACATTTGTCTTTACCTAAAATCTCACAGGCCTTCTGGAGACCTCTGTTCCCAGAAGAACTGCATTTTAAGAGATTTTTGTATGAAGTCAGTACAGAACTTGCTAGCAGAGAGGATTTTCATTGTGGGGGGGAAGCCTCAATTTCTCAGAATGGAAGTCTTTCCATGGGAACATACACTGCAGTTCTTAATAGCTTTACTGGGTCATAGGTGGAATTTCTGATTAAAAGCAGAGAGACCCTCACCATTGCAAACAGTTATCACTGAATGCCAGGAGGCTTTGACTGCACTCACGAAGACAGAGGTTCACATCCTGCCTAAAACAGACCAGGACTTCAATCCCAGAGACATGCCCTAATTATTGAACTTTTCTTACTGGAGCAAACAAATCTCCCTACCCCCCAGTCTtttcaggagagagaaaaagtcTTGCCTCAATATTGTCCCAGTTCAAAACTGCAACAatttttgaaactgaaaaacCTTCTGTGAGTGGGGGGAGCCATTTTACACCCAGgtctatttttaaagttaaa comes from Zonotrichia leucophrys gambelii isolate GWCS_2022_RI chromosome 2, RI_Zleu_2.0, whole genome shotgun sequence and encodes:
- the SPAG6 gene encoding sperm-associated antigen 6 isoform X3, coding for MLLLPGRVISVVCLLRPLLLDVVPSIRQTTALALGRLADYDVEMAEAIVKAGILPQLICSLPEENRYYKKAAAFVLRAVAKHSPLLAQAVVQCGALEMLVICLEDFDPGVKEGASWGLGYIARHNPELSQAVVDAGAVPLLVLCIQEPEIALKRIAASTLSDISKHSPELAQTVVDAGAIAHLAQMIPNPDAKLKRQVLSALSQIAKHSVDLAELVVEAEIFPVVLTCLKDSDEYVKKNGATLIREIAKHTPELSQIIVNSGGVAAVIDCIGSSRGTVRLPGIMTLGYVAAHSENLSMAVIVSKGIPPLCLCLVEEHEDHIKAAAAWALGQIGRHTTEHARHVAVANVLPTLLDIFVDPRSSEDLRTKTKKALKNILQKCTYLPALEPLLHEAPPSIMKHIIGQFSKVLPHDNKARRLFVTTGGLKKVQEIKAEPGSLLQEYINTINNCYPEEIVRYYSPGYSEILLERVENYQPVL
- the SPAG6 gene encoding sperm-associated antigen 6 isoform X1 translates to MSQRQVLQVFEQYQRARSQFAQAVADLAARPQSIDTLRSAGVVCLLRPLLLDVVPSIRQTTALALGRLADYDVEMAEAIVKAGILPQLICSLPEENRYYKKAAAFVLRAVAKHSPLLAQAVVQCGALEMLVICLEDFDPGVKEGASWGLGYIARHNPELSQAVVDAGAVPLLVLCIQEPEIALKRIAASTLSDISKHSPELAQTVVDAGAIAHLAQMIPNPDAKLKRQVLSALSQIAKHSVDLAELVVEAEIFPVVLTCLKDSDEYVKKNGATLIREIAKHTPELSQIIVNSGGVAAVIDCIGSSRGTVRLPGIMTLGYVAAHSENLSMAVIVSKGIPPLCLCLVEEHEDHIKAAAAWALGQIGRHTTEHARHVAVANVLPTLLDIFVDPRSSEDLRTKTKKALKNILQKCTYLPALEPLLHEAPPSIMKHIIGQFSKVLPHDNKARRLFVTTGGLKKVQEIKAEPGSLLQEYINTINNCYPEEIVRYYSPGYSEILLERVENYQPVL
- the SPAG6 gene encoding sperm-associated antigen 6 isoform X2, which translates into the protein MSQRQVLQVFEQYQRARSQFAQAVADLAARPQSIDTLRSAGVVCLLRPLLLDVVPSIRQTTALALGRLADYDVEMAEAIVKAGILPQLICSLPEENRYYKKAAAFVLRAVAKHSPLLAQAVVQCGALEMLVICLEDFDPGVKEGASWGLGYIARHNPELSQAVVDAGAVPLLVLCIQEPEIALKRIAASTLSDISKHSPELAQTVVDAGAIAHLAQMIPNPDAKLKVLSALSQIAKHSVDLAELVVEAEIFPVVLTCLKDSDEYVKKNGATLIREIAKHTPELSQIIVNSGGVAAVIDCIGSSRGTVRLPGIMTLGYVAAHSENLSMAVIVSKGIPPLCLCLVEEHEDHIKAAAAWALGQIGRHTTEHARHVAVANVLPTLLDIFVDPRSSEDLRTKTKKALKNILQKCTYLPALEPLLHEAPPSIMKHIIGQFSKVLPHDNKARRLFVTTGGLKKVQEIKAEPGSLLQEYINTINNCYPEEIVRYYSPGYSEILLERVENYQPVL